TCGTCATCTTTTCTCCCCATACTTTTAATTTCCAACATTTGGGAGTTATGATCATATTTAACTATCTCATTTTTTCTGTAATTCCCTTCTTTAATAAATCTATAAGATTGATGAGGCACCAATGAAGCAGTGTCAATGTAGCCACCCCAATGGTCATCGATTTTGGCTACCCAGTCAACCATGCCAGTGGTTTTTGCTTTTACATCCACTTTGTAAGCCGCTCTGTTATTGATTTTATAGGGGTTTTTATGAACTTTCAGTTGTCCTTTCCCCACGGTAATAAAACTATAATAGATTTTATACTCAATTTCCTCACCAGCTTCAAAGGGGACATTCTCTATGACGGGAAAATCTTCTTGAGGTATTTCCGAGTATAAATCTTCATATCTCTGCCCAACAGCACTACATATAAATAATCCAGAGAGGCAAATTAGTAACAACTTCTTCATAAATAGACTGTTCTTCAAATTAGATGCCAAACAATTTGTAAACGACTAAACGGCAACATTATTCTCTCGAAGTGCCGCATTTAATGAAGTCTTCTTATCCGTACTTTCCTTTCTTTTACCAATAATCAACGCGCAAGGAACTTGATATTCACCTGCTGGAAATTTTTTAGTAAAAGACCCTGGAATTACAACCGATCTTTCTGGAACATATCCAAGATGTTCTACCGGTTCTTTTCCAGTAACATCAATGATTTTAGAACTTGCAGTTAAAGTAACATTAGCACCTAAAACCGCTTCTTTTCCAATCCGAACTCCTTCAACAATTATACAGCGCGAACCAATAAATGCATTGTCCTCTACAATAACTGGAGCAGCTTGAACCGGTTCCAAAACTCCGCCAATTCCTACACCTCCACTAAGGTGCACATTCTTTCCGATTTGCGCACAACTACCTACTGTTGCCCAGGTATCAACCATTGTACCGCTATCTACATAAGCTCCAATGTTAACATAAGATGGCATCATAACGACACCTTCATTCACGAAGGATCCATATCTAGCAATCGCATGAGGGACCACACGAACGCCCAATTTTTCATAGCCGGTTTTTAGCTTTATTTTATCATGAAATTCAAAAGGGCCAACATTTATAGATTGCATTTTTTGAAGAGGGAAGTATAAGATCACCGCTTTTTTTATCCATTCATTTACCTTCCAATTTCCGTTGCCATCAGGTTCGGCAACTCTAATTTTTCCATGGTCCAACTCCTCCACTACAGTCTTCACCGCTATCTGTGTATCTTTATCTTTTAATAATTCTCTATTGTCCCAAGCCTTTTCAATAAATTCTTTAAATTCCATTTTCTGTTTATATCTTTAATCTGTGGATGATAAAATAAAAGTATTAATCACTTCGGTTCTCAAACCTGTTGATGATGTTCGTTCTTGCTACAAGATTGGACAATCATTAGCGCAAACAAATAAATATGAGGTAAATATCATAGGGTTTGATTCAAAAAAGAAATATCAACATGAAAATATTTTTCTCCATCCTGTATTTAAATTCAGAAGAAATTCAGTAAAAAGGCTATTTGCTCCTTTTTCTGTACTCAAAAAATTTATTAAACTAAAACCTAAACTCATAATAGTCAACACACCTGAATTACTGTGGGTTATGTATTTAATCAAAATATTATTTGGTACTAGAATAATATACGACATACAGGAAAACTATAGATTAAATGTAAAATATAGTGCTGTAGATAACAGCATTACTAAAATCATCTCACTCCTATTCTTATATTTCACAGAAGGGGCTTCTAAATACTTCGTGAGCGGCTACTTCCTAGCTGAAGATTGTTATATAAACCAACTTAATTTCTTCCATAAGAAGCCTTATATCAAGCTATTGAATAAATCTGTACAACCAATACAGGAGATTGATAAACCTATTATCATAGCAGAGGGTATGCCTATAAAATTTATATATAGTGGGACCATTGGTGAGTCATATGGAACAATTGAAGCCGTAGATTTCTGTAAACAACTGTATAAACTTAATCCCAAAATTACTTTAATAATTGTAGGTTATTCATCTGATTATAAATACTTTAAATTACTACAAAAGGAATGCGAAAACCAAAGTTTTATTAAGCTAATAGCAAATGACAGCCCGATCCCGCAAACAGAAGTAATTGATCAAATCAAGAACTCTGATGTAGCCCTACTCCCTTATCATTTAAATTACAATATTAAAGGTCGCTTTCCAACTAAGATATATGACTACTTGGCACTAGGAATACCTATGATTATCCCTCCTCACACAAGATGGAAAGCTTTTTTAGAAAAATATAATGCTGGCATATGTGTTAATTACCAACATCCAAATAATACGGCTACCATTTTAAAACAACTCTATGCAACTGAATATTACAGATTTCGGCCCAAATCTGAAATTCAATGGAAAAGCCAGGAGGCAACGCTCGAAAAATTCATTGACAATGTTTTGTCTAATTAATTTTTTAGCCTTAGCTAAACATTGATAAAAATACTACTTATCAGCATTTAAAGCGAGTTTTAAATATTTATTGAAAATATTTTTAGATTAACCTAATTTTATTTTACTTTGCAGTAAATATGATTTGGAATGAAGAAATTAAGTTTCGCTGAAGAAAATTATCTGAAAGCTGTTTACCATCTTTCAAATGCTGGAGAGTTGGATGTTACTACCAATTCCATTGCGGAAGAAATGGACACCAAAGCTGCTTCCGTATCCGATATGTTGCGGAGACTATCTGAAAAAGAAATGGTCGTTTACCGGAAATATCAGGGCGTAAAAATTTCTGAGAAAGGCAAAATCGCTGCCTTGCAAGTCATCCGTAAGCACCGCCTTTGGGAAGTGTTCTTGGTGGAAAAATTGAAATTCAATTGGGATCAAGTGCATGAAATTGCTGAGCAATTAGAACACATTAAGTCTCCCCTATTGATCCAAAGATTAGATGAATTTTTAGGGCATCCAAAGTTCGATCCACATGGTGATCCTATTCCTGACGAAAATGGATTATTCAAAGAAAAGCCCCAAGTACCACTGGCCGAAGTTGAGATCTCAGGGGATGGAATTGTGGTGGCAGTCAAAGATACAAACTCCATATTTTTGCAACATTTAGATCGTATAGGAATTTATCTTGGAGCCAAAACTAAGGTTACCGAAAAAGTAGAGTTTGACGGTTCCATGGAAATACTCGTTGACGGGAAAAATAAATTATTCATCAGTAAAGAAGTAGCAGAAAATGTATTGGTCACTCACTAAAATAGTACTCTTTTTTTTCATTCTTAGTTTATCATTTTCTTGTACTAATACAGAAAAAAAAGGCCAGCAAACGTATATAGTTTGTACCACCGGAATGATTAAGGACGCAGTAGGAAATATAGTTGGAAATAAAGCAAAAGTTGATGCTTTGATGGGACCTGGTGTGGATCCTCATTTGTACAAAGCTACCCAAGGTGATTTGCAAAAATTACAACAAGCAGATATCATTGTTTATAACGGCCTATTTTTGGAAGGAAAGATGGGGGAAATCCTTCAGAAGCTCAAGAGAAAAAAGACAGTTATTGCGATGGCTGAACTACTTCCAAATGAAACTCATCTGAATAATACAGAGTTTCAAGGTGCCGTTGATCCGCATATTTGGTTTGATGTAAGTTTATGGAAACAAGCCATTGAATTACTAAGTTTTGAATTGATAAAGACCGACAGCATTAATCAAGATCTCTATCGTTCTAATACCGAAAAATTTACGTACAAATTGGATAGTCTACATCAAGCTGTTGAATACCAAACTAATAGAATTCCAGATAACAAAAGAGTTTTAGTCACTGCTCATGATGCCTTTGGTTATTTTGGAAGGGCTTACAATATAGAAGTACGAGGTTTACAAGGCATCTCAACCCTTTCAGAGTTTGGCTTGCGGGATATTAGTAATTTGGTGGATTACATAGCAACAAAAGATATCCCAGCTATTTATACTGAAACATCCGTTTCTAAAAAAGCAATTCAAGCCGTTTTAGAAGGCTGTAGAAGTCAGGGTCATAAGGTTGTTATTGGTGGAAGTTTATATTCTGATGCTATGGGAGAAGTGGGGACCTATGAAGGGACCTATATTGGAATGGTTGATTCAAATGTAGAAAAGATTGTCTCTGGATTATTGATAGAATCAAAAAATATAGAAAATGATTAGACAAGTTGAAAATCCTATTATCGAAATACACGA
This is a stretch of genomic DNA from Marivirga harenae. It encodes these proteins:
- a CDS encoding glycosyltransferase gives rise to the protein MDDKIKVLITSVLKPVDDVRSCYKIGQSLAQTNKYEVNIIGFDSKKKYQHENIFLHPVFKFRRNSVKRLFAPFSVLKKFIKLKPKLIIVNTPELLWVMYLIKILFGTRIIYDIQENYRLNVKYSAVDNSITKIISLLFLYFTEGASKYFVSGYFLAEDCYINQLNFFHKKPYIKLLNKSVQPIQEIDKPIIIAEGMPIKFIYSGTIGESYGTIEAVDFCKQLYKLNPKITLIIVGYSSDYKYFKLLQKECENQSFIKLIANDSPIPQTEVIDQIKNSDVALLPYHLNYNIKGRFPTKIYDYLALGIPMIIPPHTRWKAFLEKYNAGICVNYQHPNNTATILKQLYATEYYRFRPKSEIQWKSQEATLEKFIDNVLSN
- a CDS encoding metal ABC transporter solute-binding protein, Zn/Mn family — encoded protein: MYWSLTKIVLFFFILSLSFSCTNTEKKGQQTYIVCTTGMIKDAVGNIVGNKAKVDALMGPGVDPHLYKATQGDLQKLQQADIIVYNGLFLEGKMGEILQKLKRKKTVIAMAELLPNETHLNNTEFQGAVDPHIWFDVSLWKQAIELLSFELIKTDSINQDLYRSNTEKFTYKLDSLHQAVEYQTNRIPDNKRVLVTAHDAFGYFGRAYNIEVRGLQGISTLSEFGLRDISNLVDYIATKDIPAIYTETSVSKKAIQAVLEGCRSQGHKVVIGGSLYSDAMGEVGTYEGTYIGMVDSNVEKIVSGLLIESKNIEND
- a CDS encoding DUF3108 domain-containing protein, giving the protein MKKLLLICLSGLFICSAVGQRYEDLYSEIPQEDFPVIENVPFEAGEEIEYKIYYSFITVGKGQLKVHKNPYKINNRAAYKVDVKAKTTGMVDWVAKIDDHWGGYIDTASLVPHQSYRFIKEGNYRKNEIVKYDHNSQMLEIKSMGRKDDDFGEPMYYEFPPQIRDLISGFAYFRAVDFDTLMPQDTIKIPAFFEDTFYNLEIVYLGDETLELEIGKVRAHKVTPVMPETKIFDGENSILGWFSADKNKIPLKINAKLYVGSGGLEITSFRNIKYPINFDMSN
- a CDS encoding metal-dependent transcriptional regulator; protein product: MKKLSFAEENYLKAVYHLSNAGELDVTTNSIAEEMDTKAASVSDMLRRLSEKEMVVYRKYQGVKISEKGKIAALQVIRKHRLWEVFLVEKLKFNWDQVHEIAEQLEHIKSPLLIQRLDEFLGHPKFDPHGDPIPDENGLFKEKPQVPLAEVEISGDGIVVAVKDTNSIFLQHLDRIGIYLGAKTKVTEKVEFDGSMEILVDGKNKLFISKEVAENVLVTH
- a CDS encoding 2,3,4,5-tetrahydropyridine-2,6-dicarboxylate N-succinyltransferase, whose protein sequence is MEFKEFIEKAWDNRELLKDKDTQIAVKTVVEELDHGKIRVAEPDGNGNWKVNEWIKKAVILYFPLQKMQSINVGPFEFHDKIKLKTGYEKLGVRVVPHAIARYGSFVNEGVVMMPSYVNIGAYVDSGTMVDTWATVGSCAQIGKNVHLSGGVGIGGVLEPVQAAPVIVEDNAFIGSRCIIVEGVRIGKEAVLGANVTLTASSKIIDVTGKEPVEHLGYVPERSVVIPGSFTKKFPAGEYQVPCALIIGKRKESTDKKTSLNAALRENNVAV